Proteins encoded within one genomic window of Lynx canadensis isolate LIC74 chromosome B4, mLynCan4.pri.v2, whole genome shotgun sequence:
- the GTSF1 gene encoding gametocyte-specific factor 1, which yields MEETYIDSLDPEKLLQCPYDKNHQIRACRFPYHLIKCRKNHPDVANKLATCPFNARHQVPRAEISHHISSCDDKSCIEQDVVNQTRNLGQETLAESTWQCPPCDEDWDKDLWEQTSTPFVWGTANYCGNNSPASNIVMEHKSNLASGMRVPKSLPYVLPWKNNGNAQ from the exons TCGATTCCCTGGACCCTGAAAAGCTATTACAATGCCCCTATGATAAAAACCACCAGATCAGGGCCTGCAGGTTTCCTTATCATCTTATCAAGTGCAGAAAG AATCATCCTGATGTCGCAAACAAATTGGCTACTTGTCCCTTCAATGCTCGCCACCAGGTTCCTCGGGCCGAAATCAGCCACCATATCTCAAGCTGTGACGATAAAAGTTGTATTGAGCAGGATGTTG TCAACCAAACCAGGAACCTTGGACAAGAGACTCTGGCCGAGAGCACCTGGCAGTGCCCTCCTTGCGATGAAGACTGGGATAAAG ATCTGTGGGAACAGACCAGCACCCCATTTGTCTGGGGCACAGCCAACTACTGTGGCAACAACAG CCCTGCAAGCAACATAGTTATGGAACATAAGAGTAACCTGGCTTCAGGCATGCGTGTTCCCAAGTCTCTGCCGTATGTTCTGCCATGGAAAAACA ATGGAAATGCACAGTAA